One Solanum lycopersicum chromosome 2, SLM_r2.1 genomic region harbors:
- the LOC101252144 gene encoding uncharacterized protein isoform X1 — protein sequence MTEMETDDDGEAILLEKTLIDVIFSWSFKDVLNEDLYKDKVKNIPSTFQSTAMYMKSFVFPLLEETHADLSSSFDKVANASICKILSIQEVESKRPSDKCLYNIEMERKESSGDGRAYEPETGDLFAITDVIPTCVDDLNRPTMSYIMALVQRVAYEKDYIKIQVFSSRPFWVEQGIRENHMRDSLFLVSLINTTTNTRIWNSLNLGLERQNSKVIQKILEPNFDVTGKEKCNVCLQGEVYRVCRSKILASNWLINLNDSQQEAVLNCLATKYCHHENTTKLIWGPPGTGKTKTVSALLFLLLSLNCRTVTCAPTNIAVLEVSRRALKLVVESCEFLTYGVGDIVLFGNRKRMNIDSQDELLHIFLDYRAEVLARCFTPASGWKYSLQYMITLLEDTELLYQLYSINDQQEDADAELYQKYDNNANYDSDSGNALLRKEGLKNKGDKTRRLYAQGVKDEWNKRLGHVIAKTIKLNDESQLGRGFCRNKKYSRSVPRKGSNDSHQTKARLNFDEFVTSKLNCKLEAFTFYVVNFVMHLPTSLLSVVVARDMIRAVNLLHSLSSLLLSFTFTGRSLKEVFVRNKEIERRVTGSSSDVELVKEECLKILKSLPNSFFELEDKCSIKNQILKNACLLFCTASSSFKLHETEAELLVIDEAAQLKECESTIPLQIPGLRHAIFIGDEWQLPAMVKSKVCEEAKFGRSLFERLALLRFKKYLLNLQYRMHPSISSFPNREFYQKQIIDAPNVRSTGYLKHFLQGEIYGAYSFINVACGNEEVVDGRSIRNMVEVAVVCEVVVNLFKGFTSSEKKISIGIISPYNAQIAAIKENLGTKYSTDDESEFSVDVRSVDGFQGGEKDVIIISAVRSNANRSIGFLSNSQRVNVALTRARHCLWIIGNEATLKSSGSVWKILVQDARVRGCFHDAQNDKDLVKSMAAALVDIDLLDIKIRLYSVIFEGTRWKVSIDDKFWKAMEKTKSIEIRKKAISVLMKLSSYSQWPHTEHITVPSGVSNQLIELCPVDGILHIVLTLETIMETSRYVGVMRVCDIRPLTEIPNLDPMFILCKQLDAFHLKDESSAESSHQVGLS from the exons ATGACTGAAATGGAAACTGACGATGATGGTGAAGCCATTCTTCTTGAAAAGACACTTATAGACGTTATCTTTTCTTGGTCTTTTAAGGATGTCCTTAACGAAGATCTTTACAAGGACAAG GTGAAGAACATCCCTTCAACATTTCAGTCCACCGCTATGTATATGAAGTCATTCGTCTTCCCTCTTTTAGAGGAAACACATGCTGATTTGTCTTCTAGCTTTGATAAAGTGGCAAATGCATCTATATGCAAAATATTGTCTATTCAGGAAGTGGAGAGTAAAAGGCCATCTGATAAATGCTTATACAATATTGAGATGGAAAGGAAAGAGAGTAGTGGTGATGGCAGAGCATATGAACCTGAGACGGGGGATCTCTTTGCCATTACAGATGTAATACCAACATGTGTCGATGATCTAAACAGACCCACAATGTCCTACATAATGGCTCTGGTTCAACGAGTGGCATATGAGAAAGATTATATCAAGATCCAGGTCTTCTCATCAAGACCCTTTTGGGTGGAACAAGGCATTAGGGAAAATCATATGAGGGACTCTTTGTTCTTGGTCTCTCTTATAAATACGACAACAAATACACGCATTTGGAATTCATTGAACTTGGGGCTGGAAAGGCAAAACTCCAAAGTTATTCAAAAAATACTGGAACCTAATTTTGATGTGACT GGTAAGGAGAAGTGTAATGTCTGTTTGCAAGGGGAAGTGTATCGAGTTTGCAGATCAAAGATCCTTGCGTCTAATTGGTTAATCAATCTTAATGATTCTCAACAAGAAGCAGTTCTGAACTGTCTTGCGACAAAGTATTGCCATCACGAGAACACGACGAAGCTAATCTGGGGTCCTCCTGGAACGGGGAAAACGAAGACAGTTAGTGCATTGTTGTTTTTACTTCTGAGTCTCAATTGTAGAACAGTAACTTGTGCTCCAACTAATATTGCAGTCTTAGAAGTATCTAGACGAGCGTTGAAGCTTGTGGTGGAATCATGTGAATTTTTGACTTATGGTGTAGGAGATATAGTTTTGTTTGGAAACAGGAAACGAATGAATATTGATAGCCAAGATGAGCTActtcatatttttcttgattatcGTGCTGAAGTTCTAGCAAGGTGCTTTACTCCTGCATCTGGCTGGAAATACTCATTGCAGTATATGATAACATTACTTGAAGACACTGAACTGTTGTACCAGCTCTATTCCATAAATGATCAACAGGAAGATGCTGATGCCGAACTTTATCAGAAGTATGATAATAATGCTAACTATGATAGTGATTCAGGGAATGCACTTCTTCGCAAAGAAGGCCTGAAAAACAAAGGTGACAAAACACGGAGGTTGTATGCTCAAGGTGTCAAAGACGAGTGGAACAAGAGACTTGGACATGTAATTGccaaaacaataaaattgaaTGATGAAAGTCAACTTGGCAGAGGGTTTTGTCGGAACAAGAAATATTCAAGGTCTGTTCCGAGAAAGGGTAGTAATGATTCTCATCAAACTAAAGCAAGgttaaattttgatgaatttgtgACAAGCAAATTAAATTGCAAACTGGAGGCTTTTACTTTCTATGTTGTTAACTTTGTCATGCACTTGCCAACTTCACTCCTGTCCGTGGTGGTGGCAAGAGACATGATCAGAGCTGTAAACTTACTTCATTCACTTAGTAGTTTATTGCTAAGTTTTACCTTTACTGGTAGAAGTTTAAAAGAAGTCTTTGTTAGAAACAAAGAAATAGAGAGACGAGTGACCGGCAGCTCTTCTGATGTAGAATTGGTTAAAGAAGAGTGCCTTAAGATACTCAAATCCCTTCCTAACAGCTTTTTTGAACTTGAAGACAAGTGttcaattaaaaatcaaattttgaaaaatgcatGCCTGCTTTTCTGTACTGCTTCAAGCTCCTTCAAATTGCATGAGACAGAGGCTGAATTGCTGGTTATTGATGAAGCTGCTCAGCTTAAAGAATGCGAGTCAACTATCCCCTTACAGATTCCTGGTCTCCGTCATGCTATATTCATAGGGGACGAGTGGCAACTGCCAGCCATGGTTAAAAGCAAG GTTTGCGAGGAGGCCAAGTTTGGGCGGAGCTTGTTTGAGAGACTGGCACTTTTGCGATTCAAGAAATACCTTCTTAATCTTCAGTATAGGATGCACCCGTCAATAAGCTCATTTCCGAACAGGGAATTCTACCAGAAACAGATTATAGATGCTCCAAATGTCAGAAGTACAGGATATCTGAAGCATTTCCTTCAAGGTGAAATTTATGGTGCTTATTCTTTTATCAATGTAGCATGTGGAAATGAGGAAGTCGTGGATGGGCGTAGCATCCGCAACATGGTAGAAGTAGCTGTggtttgtgaggtagttgtcaACCTCTTCAAAG GATTCACTTCCTCCGAGAAAAAGATTAGTATTGGTATCATATCACCCTACAATGCTCAAATTGCTGCAATTAAAGAGAACCTCGGAACTAAGTATAGCACTGACGACGAGAGTGAATTCTCTGTGGATGTACGATCTGTCGATGGTTTTCAAGGAGGTGAGAAGGATGTAATAATAATCTCAGCGGTACGCTCCAATGCTAACAGATCAATTGGTTTCCTTTCAAACAGTCAAAGGGTTAATGTAGCACTGACTAGAGCAAG GCACTGCCTCTGGATAATTGGCAATGAAGCAACATTAAAAAGCAGTGGTTCCGTTTGGAAGATACTTGTACAGGATGCCAGGGTTAGGGGCTGCTTCCATGATGCTCAGAATGATAAGGACTTGGTGAAATCTATGGCAGCTGCCTTGGTAGATATTGACCTCCTTGACATTAAAATACGCCTTTATTCAGTAATTTTTGAAGGAACAAGGTGGAAG GTAAGTATTGATGATAAATTTTGGAAAGCAATGGAGAAAACTAAAAGCATAGAAATTCGTAAGAAAGCAATTTCCGTATTGATGAAGCTTTCTAGTTATTCACAATGGCCTCACACTGAACATATTACTGTGCCGAGTGGGGTGTCTAATCAACTCATTGAGCTCTGTCCTGTGGATGGGATACTTCATATTGTTCTGACTCTTGAGACAATTATGGAGACCTCTAGATATGTTGGTGTCATGCGGGTTTGCGATATTCGGCCACTGACAGAGATACCAAACCTAGATCCTATGTTTATCTTGTGCAAGCAGCTTGATGCTTTTCATTTGAAGGATGAGTCATCTGCTGAAAGTTCACATCAGGTAGGTTTATCTTGA
- the LOC101252144 gene encoding uncharacterized protein isoform X4, with amino-acid sequence MTEMETDDDGEAILLEKTLIDVIFSWSFKDVLNEDLYKDKGKEKCNVCLQGEVYRVCRSKILASNWLINLNDSQQEAVLNCLATKYCHHENTTKLIWGPPGTGKTKTVSALLFLLLSLNCRTVTCAPTNIAVLEVSRRALKLVVESCEFLTYGVGDIVLFGNRKRMNIDSQDELLHIFLDYRAEVLARCFTPASGWKYSLQYMITLLEDTELLYQLYSINDQQEDADAELYQKYDNNANYDSDSGNALLRKEGLKNKGDKTRRLYAQGVKDEWNKRLGHVIAKTIKLNDESQLGRGFCRNKKYSRSVPRKGSNDSHQTKARLNFDEFVTSKLNCKLEAFTFYVVNFVMHLPTSLLSVVVARDMIRAVNLLHSLSSLLLSFTFTGRSLKEVFVRNKEIERRVTGSSSDVELVKEECLKILKSLPNSFFELEDKCSIKNQILKNACLLFCTASSSFKLHETEAELLVIDEAAQLKECESTIPLQIPGLRHAIFIGDEWQLPAMVKSKVCEEAKFGRSLFERLALLRFKKYLLNLQYRMHPSISSFPNREFYQKQIIDAPNVRSTGYLKHFLQGEIYGAYSFINVACGNEEVVDGRSIRNMVEVAVVCEVVVNLFKGFTSSEKKISIGIISPYNAQIAAIKENLGTKYSTDDESEFSVDVRSVDGFQGGEKDVIIISAVRSNANRSIGFLSNSQRVNVALTRARHCLWIIGNEATLKSSGSVWKILVQDARVRGCFHDAQNDKDLVKSMAAALVDIDLLDIKIRLYSVIFEGTRWKVSIDDKFWKAMEKTKSIEIRKKAISVLMKLSSYSQWPHTEHITVPSGVSNQLIELCPVDGILHIVLTLETIMETSRYVGVMRVCDIRPLTEIPNLDPMFILCKQLDAFHLKDESSAESSHQVGLS; translated from the exons ATGACTGAAATGGAAACTGACGATGATGGTGAAGCCATTCTTCTTGAAAAGACACTTATAGACGTTATCTTTTCTTGGTCTTTTAAGGATGTCCTTAACGAAGATCTTTACAAGGACAAG GGTAAGGAGAAGTGTAATGTCTGTTTGCAAGGGGAAGTGTATCGAGTTTGCAGATCAAAGATCCTTGCGTCTAATTGGTTAATCAATCTTAATGATTCTCAACAAGAAGCAGTTCTGAACTGTCTTGCGACAAAGTATTGCCATCACGAGAACACGACGAAGCTAATCTGGGGTCCTCCTGGAACGGGGAAAACGAAGACAGTTAGTGCATTGTTGTTTTTACTTCTGAGTCTCAATTGTAGAACAGTAACTTGTGCTCCAACTAATATTGCAGTCTTAGAAGTATCTAGACGAGCGTTGAAGCTTGTGGTGGAATCATGTGAATTTTTGACTTATGGTGTAGGAGATATAGTTTTGTTTGGAAACAGGAAACGAATGAATATTGATAGCCAAGATGAGCTActtcatatttttcttgattatcGTGCTGAAGTTCTAGCAAGGTGCTTTACTCCTGCATCTGGCTGGAAATACTCATTGCAGTATATGATAACATTACTTGAAGACACTGAACTGTTGTACCAGCTCTATTCCATAAATGATCAACAGGAAGATGCTGATGCCGAACTTTATCAGAAGTATGATAATAATGCTAACTATGATAGTGATTCAGGGAATGCACTTCTTCGCAAAGAAGGCCTGAAAAACAAAGGTGACAAAACACGGAGGTTGTATGCTCAAGGTGTCAAAGACGAGTGGAACAAGAGACTTGGACATGTAATTGccaaaacaataaaattgaaTGATGAAAGTCAACTTGGCAGAGGGTTTTGTCGGAACAAGAAATATTCAAGGTCTGTTCCGAGAAAGGGTAGTAATGATTCTCATCAAACTAAAGCAAGgttaaattttgatgaatttgtgACAAGCAAATTAAATTGCAAACTGGAGGCTTTTACTTTCTATGTTGTTAACTTTGTCATGCACTTGCCAACTTCACTCCTGTCCGTGGTGGTGGCAAGAGACATGATCAGAGCTGTAAACTTACTTCATTCACTTAGTAGTTTATTGCTAAGTTTTACCTTTACTGGTAGAAGTTTAAAAGAAGTCTTTGTTAGAAACAAAGAAATAGAGAGACGAGTGACCGGCAGCTCTTCTGATGTAGAATTGGTTAAAGAAGAGTGCCTTAAGATACTCAAATCCCTTCCTAACAGCTTTTTTGAACTTGAAGACAAGTGttcaattaaaaatcaaattttgaaaaatgcatGCCTGCTTTTCTGTACTGCTTCAAGCTCCTTCAAATTGCATGAGACAGAGGCTGAATTGCTGGTTATTGATGAAGCTGCTCAGCTTAAAGAATGCGAGTCAACTATCCCCTTACAGATTCCTGGTCTCCGTCATGCTATATTCATAGGGGACGAGTGGCAACTGCCAGCCATGGTTAAAAGCAAG GTTTGCGAGGAGGCCAAGTTTGGGCGGAGCTTGTTTGAGAGACTGGCACTTTTGCGATTCAAGAAATACCTTCTTAATCTTCAGTATAGGATGCACCCGTCAATAAGCTCATTTCCGAACAGGGAATTCTACCAGAAACAGATTATAGATGCTCCAAATGTCAGAAGTACAGGATATCTGAAGCATTTCCTTCAAGGTGAAATTTATGGTGCTTATTCTTTTATCAATGTAGCATGTGGAAATGAGGAAGTCGTGGATGGGCGTAGCATCCGCAACATGGTAGAAGTAGCTGTggtttgtgaggtagttgtcaACCTCTTCAAAG GATTCACTTCCTCCGAGAAAAAGATTAGTATTGGTATCATATCACCCTACAATGCTCAAATTGCTGCAATTAAAGAGAACCTCGGAACTAAGTATAGCACTGACGACGAGAGTGAATTCTCTGTGGATGTACGATCTGTCGATGGTTTTCAAGGAGGTGAGAAGGATGTAATAATAATCTCAGCGGTACGCTCCAATGCTAACAGATCAATTGGTTTCCTTTCAAACAGTCAAAGGGTTAATGTAGCACTGACTAGAGCAAG GCACTGCCTCTGGATAATTGGCAATGAAGCAACATTAAAAAGCAGTGGTTCCGTTTGGAAGATACTTGTACAGGATGCCAGGGTTAGGGGCTGCTTCCATGATGCTCAGAATGATAAGGACTTGGTGAAATCTATGGCAGCTGCCTTGGTAGATATTGACCTCCTTGACATTAAAATACGCCTTTATTCAGTAATTTTTGAAGGAACAAGGTGGAAG GTAAGTATTGATGATAAATTTTGGAAAGCAATGGAGAAAACTAAAAGCATAGAAATTCGTAAGAAAGCAATTTCCGTATTGATGAAGCTTTCTAGTTATTCACAATGGCCTCACACTGAACATATTACTGTGCCGAGTGGGGTGTCTAATCAACTCATTGAGCTCTGTCCTGTGGATGGGATACTTCATATTGTTCTGACTCTTGAGACAATTATGGAGACCTCTAGATATGTTGGTGTCATGCGGGTTTGCGATATTCGGCCACTGACAGAGATACCAAACCTAGATCCTATGTTTATCTTGTGCAAGCAGCTTGATGCTTTTCATTTGAAGGATGAGTCATCTGCTGAAAGTTCACATCAGGTAGGTTTATCTTGA
- the LOC101252144 gene encoding uncharacterized protein isoform X2 — translation MTEMETDDDGEAILLEKTLIDVIFSWSFKDVLNEDLYKDKEVESKRPSDKCLYNIEMERKESSGDGRAYEPETGDLFAITDVIPTCVDDLNRPTMSYIMALVQRVAYEKDYIKIQVFSSRPFWVEQGIRENHMRDSLFLVSLINTTTNTRIWNSLNLGLERQNSKVIQKILEPNFDVTGKEKCNVCLQGEVYRVCRSKILASNWLINLNDSQQEAVLNCLATKYCHHENTTKLIWGPPGTGKTKTVSALLFLLLSLNCRTVTCAPTNIAVLEVSRRALKLVVESCEFLTYGVGDIVLFGNRKRMNIDSQDELLHIFLDYRAEVLARCFTPASGWKYSLQYMITLLEDTELLYQLYSINDQQEDADAELYQKYDNNANYDSDSGNALLRKEGLKNKGDKTRRLYAQGVKDEWNKRLGHVIAKTIKLNDESQLGRGFCRNKKYSRSVPRKGSNDSHQTKARLNFDEFVTSKLNCKLEAFTFYVVNFVMHLPTSLLSVVVARDMIRAVNLLHSLSSLLLSFTFTGRSLKEVFVRNKEIERRVTGSSSDVELVKEECLKILKSLPNSFFELEDKCSIKNQILKNACLLFCTASSSFKLHETEAELLVIDEAAQLKECESTIPLQIPGLRHAIFIGDEWQLPAMVKSKVCEEAKFGRSLFERLALLRFKKYLLNLQYRMHPSISSFPNREFYQKQIIDAPNVRSTGYLKHFLQGEIYGAYSFINVACGNEEVVDGRSIRNMVEVAVVCEVVVNLFKGFTSSEKKISIGIISPYNAQIAAIKENLGTKYSTDDESEFSVDVRSVDGFQGGEKDVIIISAVRSNANRSIGFLSNSQRVNVALTRARHCLWIIGNEATLKSSGSVWKILVQDARVRGCFHDAQNDKDLVKSMAAALVDIDLLDIKIRLYSVIFEGTRWKVSIDDKFWKAMEKTKSIEIRKKAISVLMKLSSYSQWPHTEHITVPSGVSNQLIELCPVDGILHIVLTLETIMETSRYVGVMRVCDIRPLTEIPNLDPMFILCKQLDAFHLKDESSAESSHQVGLS, via the exons ATGACTGAAATGGAAACTGACGATGATGGTGAAGCCATTCTTCTTGAAAAGACACTTATAGACGTTATCTTTTCTTGGTCTTTTAAGGATGTCCTTAACGAAGATCTTTACAAGGACAAG GAAGTGGAGAGTAAAAGGCCATCTGATAAATGCTTATACAATATTGAGATGGAAAGGAAAGAGAGTAGTGGTGATGGCAGAGCATATGAACCTGAGACGGGGGATCTCTTTGCCATTACAGATGTAATACCAACATGTGTCGATGATCTAAACAGACCCACAATGTCCTACATAATGGCTCTGGTTCAACGAGTGGCATATGAGAAAGATTATATCAAGATCCAGGTCTTCTCATCAAGACCCTTTTGGGTGGAACAAGGCATTAGGGAAAATCATATGAGGGACTCTTTGTTCTTGGTCTCTCTTATAAATACGACAACAAATACACGCATTTGGAATTCATTGAACTTGGGGCTGGAAAGGCAAAACTCCAAAGTTATTCAAAAAATACTGGAACCTAATTTTGATGTGACT GGTAAGGAGAAGTGTAATGTCTGTTTGCAAGGGGAAGTGTATCGAGTTTGCAGATCAAAGATCCTTGCGTCTAATTGGTTAATCAATCTTAATGATTCTCAACAAGAAGCAGTTCTGAACTGTCTTGCGACAAAGTATTGCCATCACGAGAACACGACGAAGCTAATCTGGGGTCCTCCTGGAACGGGGAAAACGAAGACAGTTAGTGCATTGTTGTTTTTACTTCTGAGTCTCAATTGTAGAACAGTAACTTGTGCTCCAACTAATATTGCAGTCTTAGAAGTATCTAGACGAGCGTTGAAGCTTGTGGTGGAATCATGTGAATTTTTGACTTATGGTGTAGGAGATATAGTTTTGTTTGGAAACAGGAAACGAATGAATATTGATAGCCAAGATGAGCTActtcatatttttcttgattatcGTGCTGAAGTTCTAGCAAGGTGCTTTACTCCTGCATCTGGCTGGAAATACTCATTGCAGTATATGATAACATTACTTGAAGACACTGAACTGTTGTACCAGCTCTATTCCATAAATGATCAACAGGAAGATGCTGATGCCGAACTTTATCAGAAGTATGATAATAATGCTAACTATGATAGTGATTCAGGGAATGCACTTCTTCGCAAAGAAGGCCTGAAAAACAAAGGTGACAAAACACGGAGGTTGTATGCTCAAGGTGTCAAAGACGAGTGGAACAAGAGACTTGGACATGTAATTGccaaaacaataaaattgaaTGATGAAAGTCAACTTGGCAGAGGGTTTTGTCGGAACAAGAAATATTCAAGGTCTGTTCCGAGAAAGGGTAGTAATGATTCTCATCAAACTAAAGCAAGgttaaattttgatgaatttgtgACAAGCAAATTAAATTGCAAACTGGAGGCTTTTACTTTCTATGTTGTTAACTTTGTCATGCACTTGCCAACTTCACTCCTGTCCGTGGTGGTGGCAAGAGACATGATCAGAGCTGTAAACTTACTTCATTCACTTAGTAGTTTATTGCTAAGTTTTACCTTTACTGGTAGAAGTTTAAAAGAAGTCTTTGTTAGAAACAAAGAAATAGAGAGACGAGTGACCGGCAGCTCTTCTGATGTAGAATTGGTTAAAGAAGAGTGCCTTAAGATACTCAAATCCCTTCCTAACAGCTTTTTTGAACTTGAAGACAAGTGttcaattaaaaatcaaattttgaaaaatgcatGCCTGCTTTTCTGTACTGCTTCAAGCTCCTTCAAATTGCATGAGACAGAGGCTGAATTGCTGGTTATTGATGAAGCTGCTCAGCTTAAAGAATGCGAGTCAACTATCCCCTTACAGATTCCTGGTCTCCGTCATGCTATATTCATAGGGGACGAGTGGCAACTGCCAGCCATGGTTAAAAGCAAG GTTTGCGAGGAGGCCAAGTTTGGGCGGAGCTTGTTTGAGAGACTGGCACTTTTGCGATTCAAGAAATACCTTCTTAATCTTCAGTATAGGATGCACCCGTCAATAAGCTCATTTCCGAACAGGGAATTCTACCAGAAACAGATTATAGATGCTCCAAATGTCAGAAGTACAGGATATCTGAAGCATTTCCTTCAAGGTGAAATTTATGGTGCTTATTCTTTTATCAATGTAGCATGTGGAAATGAGGAAGTCGTGGATGGGCGTAGCATCCGCAACATGGTAGAAGTAGCTGTggtttgtgaggtagttgtcaACCTCTTCAAAG GATTCACTTCCTCCGAGAAAAAGATTAGTATTGGTATCATATCACCCTACAATGCTCAAATTGCTGCAATTAAAGAGAACCTCGGAACTAAGTATAGCACTGACGACGAGAGTGAATTCTCTGTGGATGTACGATCTGTCGATGGTTTTCAAGGAGGTGAGAAGGATGTAATAATAATCTCAGCGGTACGCTCCAATGCTAACAGATCAATTGGTTTCCTTTCAAACAGTCAAAGGGTTAATGTAGCACTGACTAGAGCAAG GCACTGCCTCTGGATAATTGGCAATGAAGCAACATTAAAAAGCAGTGGTTCCGTTTGGAAGATACTTGTACAGGATGCCAGGGTTAGGGGCTGCTTCCATGATGCTCAGAATGATAAGGACTTGGTGAAATCTATGGCAGCTGCCTTGGTAGATATTGACCTCCTTGACATTAAAATACGCCTTTATTCAGTAATTTTTGAAGGAACAAGGTGGAAG GTAAGTATTGATGATAAATTTTGGAAAGCAATGGAGAAAACTAAAAGCATAGAAATTCGTAAGAAAGCAATTTCCGTATTGATGAAGCTTTCTAGTTATTCACAATGGCCTCACACTGAACATATTACTGTGCCGAGTGGGGTGTCTAATCAACTCATTGAGCTCTGTCCTGTGGATGGGATACTTCATATTGTTCTGACTCTTGAGACAATTATGGAGACCTCTAGATATGTTGGTGTCATGCGGGTTTGCGATATTCGGCCACTGACAGAGATACCAAACCTAGATCCTATGTTTATCTTGTGCAAGCAGCTTGATGCTTTTCATTTGAAGGATGAGTCATCTGCTGAAAGTTCACATCAGGTAGGTTTATCTTGA